In a single window of the Cucumis melo cultivar AY chromosome 11, USDA_Cmelo_AY_1.0, whole genome shotgun sequence genome:
- the LOC103497897 gene encoding sugar transporter ERD6-like 16 isoform X2, with protein sequence MFGSILTIGAMVGAVTSGPIADFIGRKGAMRVSATFCITGWLAVYLSTGALSLDSGRVLTGYGIGVFSYVVPVFIAEIAPKNLRGGLTTLNQLMIVTGASISFLLGTVITWRNLALTGIIPCVFLIVGLWFVPESPRWLAKVGNERGFLVALQQLRGKDADISDEATEIREYNETMQSLPKAKLVDLFQSKYIRPVIIGVGLMVFQQFGGINGIGFYASETFALAGPSSRKTGTISYACLQIPITVVGAMLMDKSGRKPLIMVSAGGTFLGCFLAGISFFLKGHGLLLEWIPILAILGVLTYIASFSIGMGAVPWVIMSEIFPIHVKGAAGSLVVLVNWLGAWAVSYTFNFLMSWSPSGTFFVYSGFSLLTIVFVAKLVPETKGKTLEEIQATINPTRKGLETLY encoded by the exons ATGTTTGGATCAATACTAACAATTGGAGCAATGGTTGGTGCAGTAACAAGCGGTCCAATCGCCGACTTCATCGGTCGAAAAGGG GCCATGAGAGTTTCAGCTACTTTTTGCATTACGGGTTGGCTAGCGGTTTATTTGTCAACG GGAGCTTTATCCCTAGATTCTGGAAGAGTGCTCACGGGTTATGGAATTGGAGTTTTCTCCTATGTG GTTCCTGTATTCATAGCAGAAATTGCACCAAAGAATCTACGAGGAGGCCTCACAACACTCAATCAG CTTATGATTGTTACAGGGGCATCCATTTCCTTCTTACTAGGAACAGTGATAACATGGAGAAATCTTGCTTTAACTG GAATCATTCCATGTGTTTTTCTGATTGTTGGTCTGTGGTTCGTTCCGGAGTCTCCTCGATGGCTG GCTAAGGTCGGCAATGAGAGAGGCTTCCTAGTTGCATTGCAGCAGCTTCGTGGAAAAGATGCTGATATCTCCGATGAGGCTACTGAAATCAGA GAGTACAATGAAACTATGCAAAGTCTTCCAAAAGCCAAACTCGTGGATTTGTTCCAAAGCAAATATATTCGTCCTGTTATC ATCGGTGTCGGACTAATGGTATTCCAACAATTTGGAGGCATCAATGGAATCGGTTTCTACGCGAGCGAAACGTTTGCATTAGCTG GCCCCTCATCAAGAAAAACTGGAACTATTTCTTATGCTTGTCTTCAG ATCCCGATAACGGTAGTTGGTGCGATGCTAATGGATAAATCGGGACGTAAGCCGCTTATAATG GTATCTGCTGGTGGGACATTTCTAGGTTGCTTTCTAGCAGGAATTTCCTTCTTTCTCAAG gGTCATGGCTTGTTGCTCGAGTGGATCCCAATCCTTGCTATTTTAGGAGTTTTG ACATACATAGCATCCTTCTCAATAGGAATGGGAGCTGTTCCATGGGTAATAATGTCTGAG ATATTCCCAATTCATGTGAAAGGAGCTGCTGGGAGTTTGGTGGTTTTGGTGAATTGGTTAGGTGCTTGGGCAGTTTCCTATACCTTCAACTTCCTTATGAGTTGGAGTCCTTCAG gGACATTTTTTGTTTATTCTGGTTTTTCTTTGTTGACTATTGTGTTTGTGGCAAAGTTAGTCCCAGAAACCAAAGGGAAAACATTGGAAGAAATCCAAGCCACCATCAACCCAACAAGAAAAGGGCTTGAAACTTTGTATTGA
- the LOC103497901 gene encoding probable prolyl 4-hydroxylase 4 produces the protein MFKFRNLLFFFLILISSFVRESTCSYAGSASATVDPSRVKQISWKPRAFVYEGFLTDLECDHLVSIARSELKRSEVADNDSGKSKLSTVRTSSGMFISKNKDPIVSGIEDKISAWTFLPKENGEDIQVLRYEHGQKYESHYDYFVDKVNIAWGGHRLATVLMYLSNVTKGGETVFPLAEKSSHRRAYETDEDLSECAKKGIAVKPKKGDALLFFSLEPNAIPDTNSLHGGCPVLEGEKWSATKWIHVDSFSKNLGDIGNCTDLNESCERWAALGECTKNPEYMVGSPEMPGYCRRSCRIC, from the exons ATGTTCAAATTTCGTAATCTGttattcttcttcttgattTTGATCTCATCGTTTGTTCGGGAATCAACTTGTTCTTATGCTGGTTCGGCTAGCGCAACCGTAGATCCTAGTAGAGTGAAGCAGATTTCATGGAAACCGAG AGCTTTTGTATATGAAGGTTTTCTAACGGACCTAGAATGCGATCATCTGGTTTCTATA GCGAGATCCGAGCTAAAGAGATCTGAAGTTGCTGATAATGATTCAGGAAAGAGCAAGCTCAGTACTGTACGAACGAGTTCAGGAATGTTCATTTCTAAAAACAAG gaTCCTATTGTTTCTGGCATAGAGGACAAAATTTCTGCATGGACTTTTCTTCCAAAAG AAAATGGGGAGGACATTCAGGTATTGAGATATGAGCATGGGCAGAAATATGAGTCGCATTATGATTACTTTGTTGACAAGGTGAATATTGCCTGGGGTGGACATCGTTTAGCTACTGTCCTTATGTATCTCTCTAATGTGACCAAAGGCGGTGAAACAGTTTTCCCTTTGGCAGAG AAATCTTCCCACCGGAGAGCTTATGAAACAGACGAGGACCTCTCAGAGTGCGCAAAGAAAGGAATTGCAG TGAAACCAAAGAAAGGCGATGCCCTTCTTTTCTTTAGCCTTGAACCAAATGCTATACCAGACACAAACAGTCTCCATGGAGGTTGCCCTGTCCTTGAAGGAGAAAAATGGTCAGCAACAAAGTGGATTCACGTAGATTCTTTCAGCAAAAACTTAGGAGACATTGGGAATTGTACTGATCTAAATGAAAGTTGTGAGAGATGGGCCGCCTTAGGGGAATGCACCAAAAACCCAGAATATATGGTTGGATCTCCAGAAATGCCCGGCTACTGTCGGAGGAGTTGCAGGATCTGCTGA
- the LOC103497899 gene encoding histidine-containing phosphotransfer protein 1 isoform X3, whose product MEVGLMQRQWVDYTKSLFLEDFLDSQFIELQKLQDEGNPDFIVEVVSLFFEDSERLLNDLTAAFDQPDVDFQKVDGHVHQLKGSSSSIGAQRVKNVCIAMRSFCEEQNIDGWSNKLWLLAGQFLRQN is encoded by the exons ATGGAGGTGGGGTTGATGCAGAGACAATGGGTTGATTACACGAAGTCTCTATTCTTGGAG GATTTCTTGGACAGTCAGTTTATAGAGCTGCAGAAACTGCAAGATGAGGGCAATCCAGATTTCATTGTTGAAGTGGTGTCTCTTTTCTTCGAGGATTCCGAGAGGCTTCTCAATGATCTCACAGCAGCGTT TGATCAACCTGATGTGGACTTTCAAAAGGTTGACGGCCATGTTCACCAGCTTAAAGGAAGCAGTTCAAG CATAGGTGCACAGAGAGTTAAAAATGTCTGTATAGCCATGCGAAGCTTCTGTGAGGAACAGAACATTGATGG ATGGAGCAACAAATTATGGCTGCTGGCGGGTCAATTCCTTCGACAGAATTGA
- the LOC103497899 gene encoding histidine-containing phosphotransfer protein 1 isoform X2, with the protein MEVGLMQRQWVDYTKSLFLEDFLDSQFIELQKLQDEGNPDFIVEVVSLFFEDSERLLNDLTAAFDQPDVDFQKVDGHVHQLKGSSSRCLRCLQQLKQETCLVKNKLENLFRMEQQIMAAGGSIPSTELIF; encoded by the exons ATGGAGGTGGGGTTGATGCAGAGACAATGGGTTGATTACACGAAGTCTCTATTCTTGGAG GATTTCTTGGACAGTCAGTTTATAGAGCTGCAGAAACTGCAAGATGAGGGCAATCCAGATTTCATTGTTGAAGTGGTGTCTCTTTTCTTCGAGGATTCCGAGAGGCTTCTCAATGATCTCACAGCAGCGTT TGATCAACCTGATGTGGACTTTCAAAAGGTTGACGGCCATGTTCACCAGCTTAAAGGAAGCAGTTCAAG ATGCCTAAGATGTCTGCAACAATTAAAGCAAGAGACCTGCCTCGTGAAAAACAAGCTTGAGAATTTATTCAGG ATGGAGCAACAAATTATGGCTGCTGGCGGGTCAATTCCTTCGACAGAATTGATATTCTAA
- the LOC103497899 gene encoding histidine-containing phosphotransfer protein 1 isoform X1 — protein MEVGLMQRQWVDYTKSLFLEDFLDSQFIELQKLQDEGNPDFIVEVVSLFFEDSERLLNDLTAAFDQPDVDFQKVDGHVHQLKGSSSSIGAQRVKNVCIAMRSFCEEQNIDGCLRCLQQLKQETCLVKNKLENLFRMEQQIMAAGGSIPSTELIF, from the exons ATGGAGGTGGGGTTGATGCAGAGACAATGGGTTGATTACACGAAGTCTCTATTCTTGGAG GATTTCTTGGACAGTCAGTTTATAGAGCTGCAGAAACTGCAAGATGAGGGCAATCCAGATTTCATTGTTGAAGTGGTGTCTCTTTTCTTCGAGGATTCCGAGAGGCTTCTCAATGATCTCACAGCAGCGTT TGATCAACCTGATGTGGACTTTCAAAAGGTTGACGGCCATGTTCACCAGCTTAAAGGAAGCAGTTCAAG CATAGGTGCACAGAGAGTTAAAAATGTCTGTATAGCCATGCGAAGCTTCTGTGAGGAACAGAACATTGATGG ATGCCTAAGATGTCTGCAACAATTAAAGCAAGAGACCTGCCTCGTGAAAAACAAGCTTGAGAATTTATTCAGG ATGGAGCAACAAATTATGGCTGCTGGCGGGTCAATTCCTTCGACAGAATTGATATTCTAA
- the LOC103497900 gene encoding uncharacterized protein LOC103497900 isoform X1 produces the protein MASSTAKITFRVIMVVILLLVLFYVGRPLYWKISATVHDIRQNKQTVKEGLSQIVLEAQKSVGWYHDESDSGVQDGNDGKKAGSVAIRRLLHQMD, from the exons ATGGCGTCGTCGACGGCTAAGATTACGTTTCGTGTTATCATGGTGGTGATCCTCCTCCTCGTCTTGTTCTATGTCGGTCGTCCTCTGTACTGGAAGATTTCCGCTACTGTACATGATATTCGTCAGAACAAACAGACCGTCAAAGAAG GCCTCTCTCAGATCGTTCTGGAAGCTCAGAAATCGGTGGGATGGTACCATGATGAGTCGGACTCGGGCGTCCAAGATggaaatgatggaaagaaagcCGGATCGGTTGCTATTCGGAGGCTGCTTCATCAG ATGGATTGA
- the LOC103497900 gene encoding uncharacterized protein LOC103497900 isoform X2 yields MASSTAKITFRVIMVVILLLVLFYVGRPLYWKISATVHDIRQNKQTVKEGLSQIVLEAQKSVGWYHDESDSGVQDGNDGKKAGSVAIRRLLHQ; encoded by the exons ATGGCGTCGTCGACGGCTAAGATTACGTTTCGTGTTATCATGGTGGTGATCCTCCTCCTCGTCTTGTTCTATGTCGGTCGTCCTCTGTACTGGAAGATTTCCGCTACTGTACATGATATTCGTCAGAACAAACAGACCGTCAAAGAAG GCCTCTCTCAGATCGTTCTGGAAGCTCAGAAATCGGTGGGATGGTACCATGATGAGTCGGACTCGGGCGTCCAAGATggaaatgatggaaagaaagcCGGATCGGTTGCTATTCGGAGGCTGCTTCATCAG TGA